The Henckelia pumila isolate YLH828 chromosome 2, ASM3356847v2, whole genome shotgun sequence genome includes a window with the following:
- the LOC140884318 gene encoding uncharacterized protein At5g39865 produces MWLRRTKSRVRIHNAPSPKFACSSFKDIHSLVSDVDGVCVGGGGDAPDSPRKPSICHRTRSVNALLRSLSLPPEAPDRQPRNGEIRIPDAEKKIVVYFTSLRVVRRTFEDCKAVRSILRSFRVSIDERDLSMDSGFMDELQRILGQSEKSKLTLPRVFIGGRYVGGVEEVKHLHESGQLKQHVEGLPAADPGTCEVCGGHRFILCRVCSGSHKCYNSEKSGFRSCTMCNENGLIS; encoded by the exons ATGTGGCTTAGGAGGACGAAATCAAGGGTTCGGATCCACAACGCGCCGTCCCCCAAGTTTGCTTGCTCCTCGTTCAAGGATATCCACAGCCTCGTCTCCGACGTCGACGGTGTCTGCGTCGGAGGTGGTGGAGATGCCCCTGATTCGCCAAGAAAGCCTTCAATTTGCCACCGGACACGCAGTGTTAATGCCCTCCTACGGAGCCTGTCGTTACCGCCTGAAGCTCCGGACCGGCAGCCGCGAAACGGAGAAATTCGAATCCCCGATGCGGAGAAGAAGATAGTGGTGTACTTCACGAGCCTGCGCGTGGTCCGTCGCACGTTCGAGGACTGCAAGGCCGTCCGATCCATCCTTCGTTCCTTCCGCGTCTCGATCGACGAGCGGGATCTGTCAATGGACTCCGGGTTCATGGACGAGCTGCAGAGGATCTTGGGCCAGTCGGAGAAGTCCAAGCTGACGCTCCCAAGGGTCTTCATTGGCGGCAGGTACGTTGGTGGGGTAGAGGAGGTGAAACATCTTCACGAGAGCGGCCAGCTAAAACAGCACGTCGAGGGGCTGCCGGCGGCGGATCCTGGCACGTGCGAGGTTTGCGGTGGACACAGATTCATCCTCTGCCGAGTGTGCAGCGGTAGCCACAAGTGCTACAACAGCGAGAAATCTGGCTTCCGGAGTTGTACCATGTGCAACGAGAATGGCCTCATTAG TTGA
- the LOC140883554 gene encoding uncharacterized protein, protein MAAALECWSSRTSTDEDMVEQVLMRTQDRSECPPENPPPAAANSSSAAANLRESALQKRFQRLSRNVSEAITSLKNSLNLDSAREVQATGTSGCRRHVWGSVVRSLTQLYPGSQLPEKLVSNLRKHYDSLPLSYAQAGFEMKDVFLHIKLMEQASAEDHPAIMIQEMSDDEMNGSVFKLTFACNSSISWPTMSGVLDSSSICCKKLQIFEKKSFTLGIVLLLIQTGQEKLFKSRIDNALKLALKRPKHNPIKLPFGLCGCQEESTKGRDLGDVEEDCNGDQNHRNGGEILGSKVHLKLPLPDYSIVVSVDEWQTVTSGKEGVGKWLLSYDSVDIIDQIGPSTFKGMFRGKKVGIEKIKGCDKGHAYEFELRRDLLELMSCGHKSILQFNGIFIDEHHGLCVVTKLMEGGSVQDLIMKNKKLHMKEILRILVDVAEGIKFMNDHGIAYKDLNTQRILVDKHGNACVGDMGIVATCKSGGEAMEYETDGYRWLAPEVISGDPENVVETRMSNAYSFGMVIWEMVTGEIAYSAYSPVQAAVGIAACGLRPEIPEGCPQILRLLMIKCWNNSPSKRPQFSEIVSTLMSVSNNNTSATR, encoded by the exons ATGGCTGCGGCTTTGGAATGCTGGTCCAGCAGAACCAGTACCGACGAGGACATGGTGGAGCAGGTGCTTATGAGAACCCAGGACAGATCCGAGTGTCCGCCGGAGAACCCACCACCCGCAGCTGCCAACTCGTCCTCCGCCGCCGCCAATCTTAGAGAGTCAGCCTTGCAGAAGCGCTTCCAGCGGCTGAGCCGCAATGTGTCGGAGGCCATTACTTCGCTCAAGAACTCGTTAAATCTCGATTCGGCCCGTGAGGTGCAGGCCACCGGGACTTCGGGCTGCCGGAGACACGTTTGGGGGAGTGTTGTGCGGAGCTTGACGCAGCTGTACCCCGGCAGTCAACTTCCGGAGAAATTGGTCTCTAATCTGCGCAAACATTATGATTCTTTGCCCCTGAG CTATGCACAAGCGGGATTTGAAATGAAAGATGTGTTCTTGCACATTAAGTTGATGGAGCAAGCATCGGCGGAGGATCATCCGGCTATCATGATTCAAGAAATGTCTGATGATGAAATGAATGGCTCTGTATTTAAGCTTACATTTGCATGTAACTCTTCAATTTCATGGCCAACCATGTCAGGGGTCCTCGATAGTTCTTCGATTTGCTGTAAAAAGTTGCAAATCTTTGAGAAGAAGAGTTTTACTCTGGGAATAGTTTTGCTGTTGATTCAAACTGGGCAGGAAAAATTATTCAAATCCCGGATTGATAATGCACTTAAATTAGCCTTAAAGAGGCCAAAACACAATCCAATTAAGCTCCCCTTTGGACTTTGCGGATGCCAAGAGGAGAGTACTAAGGGAAGGGATCTTGGAGACGTTGAAGAAGATTGTAATGGTGATCAAAATCATAGAAATGGAGGAGAAATTTTGGGATCAAAAGTTCATTTGAAACTCCCTCTTCCAGATTATTCGATTGTAGTTTCTGTTGATGAATGGCAGACCGTGACTTCTGGTAAAGAAGGGGTGGGGAAATGGTTGTTGAGTTATGATTCTGTCGATATAATAGATCAGATTGGACCAAGTACTTTTAAGGGGATGTTTAGGGGTAAAAAAGTTGGGATCGAAAAGATCAAAGGGTGTGACAAAGGACATGCCTATGAGTTTGAGCTAAGGAGGGATTTATTGGAATTGATGTCATGTGGACATAAAAGCATCTTGCAGTTCAATGGCATTTTTATCGATGAGCATCACGGATTATGTGTCGTGACAAAGTTGATGGAAGGAGGATCCGTCCAAGACTTGATTATGAAGAACAAAAAACTTCATATGAAAGAAATCCTAAGGATTTTGGTAGATGTAGCAGAAGGAATTAAGTTCATGAATGATCATGGTATTGCTTATAAAGACTTGAATACTCAAAGGATCTTAGTAGATAAACATGGGAATGCTTGTGTTGGAGATATGGGAATAGTTGCTACTTGCAAGAGTGGTGGTGAGGCTATGGAGTATGAAACTGATGGCTATCGTTGGCTGGCTCCTGAG GTCATTTCAGGCGATCCGGAGAATGTCGTAGAGACGAGGATGAGCAACGCTTATAGTTTTGGAATGGTGATATGGGAGATGGTGACTGGTGAGATTGCTTATTCTGCTTATTCTCCAGTGCAAGCTGCAGTTGGGATAGCTGCTTGTGGGCTTCGGCCTGAAATCCCCGAGGGCTGCCCGCAGATTCTAAGGTTGCTGATGATAAAATGCTGGAACAACTCCCCCTCCAAACGTCCGCaattttcagaaattgtatCCACTTTGATGAGCGTCAGCAACAATAACACAAGTGCTACTCGATAG
- the LOC140882187 gene encoding laccase-3, translating into MEHSNPSPMQCNISISILILLAVFSAFSSATAETHHHQFVVQATPVKRLCRTHSIITVNGQFPGPTLLVRDGDTLVVKVINSAPYNVTLHWHGIRQMRTPWADGPEYVTQCPIQPGASYTYRFTIENQDGTLWWHAHSKWLRATVYGALIILPKLGVPYPFPEPKQDIPVLLGEWWNRDIISILRQARFTGAAPNVSDAYTINGQPGDLYKCSSQGTTKFHVKSGETVLLRIINAALNQELFFTVANHMLTVVGNDAAYNKQFTTRVVMLGPGQTTNVLLAANQPSGHYYMTASPYHSAQNAPFDNTTATAILEYESASCTSKNVSVSKPLMPIIPAYNDTATVTAYTSQIRNLGSKQGKTVPTRMDENLFFTVGLGLVNCFPGPRCQGPNNTRFAASMNNVSFLLPRRTSLLQAYYQNIPGIYTTDFPPVPPVTFDYTGNVSRALWQPRFGTKLYKLKFGSNVQIVLQDTAIVSTEDHPIHLHGYHFYVMAQGFGNFNPRRDTAGFNLVDPPLRNTINVPVGGWAVIRFVADNPGVWMMHCHIDSHLAWGLAMAFLVENGEGELQSIEPPPPDLPPC; encoded by the exons ATGGAGCACTCCAATCCTAGTCCCATGCAATGCAACATCAGCATCTCTATTCTCATTCTTCTTGCTGTGTTCTCAGCCTTCTCGTCAGCAACCGCGGAGACTCACCACCATCAATTTGTT GTCCAGGCAACTCCAGTGAAGAGGCTGTGCAGAACTCACAGCATAATCACAGTAAATGGGCAGTTTCCAGGCCCGACTCTACTAGTTCGTGATGGCGACACGCTCGTCGTTAAAGTCATAAACAGTGCACCTTACAATGTCACTCTCCATTG GCACGGTATTCGACAGATGCGAACACCGTGGGCTGACGGCCCGGAGTATGTGACCCAGTGCCCGATTCAGCCTGGGGCAAGCTATACATACAGGTTCACTATCGAGAACCAGGATGGCACACTGTGGTGGCATGCTCATAGCAAATGGCTAAGAGCTACAGTTTATGGAGCACTCATTATTCTCCCCAAATTGGGAGTTCCTTATCCTTTTCCTGAACCAAAACAGGACATCCCTGTACTTCTTG GGGAATGGTGGAATAGAGACATCATTAGCATCCTTCGACAGGCACGGTTCACTGGTGCTGCGCCTAATGTGTCCGACGCCTATACCATCAACGGCCAACCGGGAGATCTATACAAATGTTCCAGCCAAG GAACGACAAAGTTCCATGTGAAGTCAGGGGAGACCGTTCTTTTAAGGATCATCAATGCTGCACTCAATCAAGAACTCTTCTTCACAGTAGCCAACCACATGCTAACTGTCGTTGGGAACGACGCAGCCTACAACAAGCAGTTCACGACCCGAGTCGTCATGCTCGGGCCAGGACAAACCACCAACGTCCTTCTAGCTGCAAACCAGCCATCAGGCCATTATTACATGACCGCAAGCCCATACCACTCCGCCCAAAACGCGCCATTCGACAACACTACCGCCACTGCAATCCTGGAGTACGAATCAGCTTCTTGCACTTCCAAGAATGTATCAGTCTCAAAGCCACTAATGCCTATAATTCCCGCGTACAACGACACAGCAACCGTGACAGCATACACGAGCCAGATAAGGAACCTAGGCTCGAAACAAGGGAAAACCGTCCCAACTCGAATGGACGAGAATCTCTTCTTCACCGTGGGACTGGGGCTTGTGAACTGCTTCCCAGGACCAAGATGCCAGGGCCCTAACAACACACGCTTCGCGGCTAGCATGAACAACGTGTCGTTCCTTCTTCCACGAAGAACCTCCTTATTACAAGCTTACTACCAAAACATACCTGGAATTTACACCACAGACTTCCCACCTGTCCCCCCTGTCACGTTTGATTACACCGGAAACGTGAGCCGTGCATTGTGGCAGCCTAGATTCGGGACCAAGTTATACAAGCTGAAGTTCGGATCGAACGTGCAGATCGTCTTACAAGACACGGCCATTGTATCGACAGAAGACCATCCCATTCATCTTCATGGATACCACTTCTATGTGATGGCACAAGGTTTCGGGAACTTCAACCCCAGAAGAGACACGGCTGGATTCAACCTCGTCGACCCGCCGTTGCGAAACACGATCAACGTGCCCGTTGGCGGCTGGGCCGTTATCCGTTTTGTGGCCGACAATCCAG GAGTTTGGATGATGCATTGTCACATAGATTCACATCTAGCTTGGGGGTTGGCTATGGCTTTCTTGGTGGAGAATGGAGAGGGAGAGTTGCAGTCCATTGAGCCACCTCCACCTGATCTTCCTCCTTGTTAG